The following are encoded in a window of Glandiceps talaboti chromosome 5, keGlaTala1.1, whole genome shotgun sequence genomic DNA:
- the LOC144434951 gene encoding monocarboxylate transporter 13-like, producing the protein MADCGWKWVVLFSCHIATMLSFGSAFSLGVFVSEFQRYFNSTASESAVVGSLAIAMTSFGAPVSMVMMKKFGYRMTVIIAGGVSAVGWLASSFATSTTYLVFTCGFVTGMANGMAFPTVITAVNHYFTRRLALVNGFVFAGLALAMLILPPFHQILIDFYGWRGACLIHSAFHSHLIVCGALIRPPPLPPPPPPPPPPQVTETLKTAKSKVDDDHDDSSKNDLRSGSNQLVRVSNCTSIGYDNVVFQNGSSNDTSGVDRVSIGVNTGDETPGSGDDVLEFGRLVINQDVESTITRSDNPDKAKRASTVNIRQNSIGGNRCCTMLRYIQRSDLSMLWRNPPYAMVCFASFCNGFGVTSLMVHIIIGRSLQLNITELEAATLVSMVGISSLIARLTHGWIVDFKCISYGHAYALTIGVCGAATLLMPVATTYEQMAPFCIIVGLTSGTFNPLTTVVIRDHVGLQKLSSGVGLGLPFLGLGDIAGSVLTGMVYDITGNYNYPCYMAGAVDFLGAIVLLPENYAKRWMNRKAEKTRGKNLE; encoded by the exons ATGGCGGATTGTGGTTGGAAATGGGTTGTTCTTTTCAGTTGCCATATTGCCACTATGTTATCATTTGGGTCAGCCTTTTCACTTGGAGTATTCGTAAGTGAGTTTCAACGATACTTTAACAGTACAGCTTCTGAATCAGCTGTGGTTGGTTCTCTTGCTATAGCAATGACATCATTTGGAG CTCCAGTAAGTATGGTGATGATGAAAAAGTTTGGCTACCGAATGACAGTCATAATTGCAGGTGGTGTGTCTGCTGTTGGCTGGTTGGCTAGCTCATTTGCTACGAGTACCACTTACCTGGTTTTTACTTGTGGATTTGTAACAG GCATGGCCAATGGAATGGCATTCCCTACCGTAATAACAGCCGTAAATCATTATTTTACCCGTCGACTTGCTCTCGTCAATGGATTTGTATTTGCAGGACTTGCCCTCGCTATGTTGATACTGCCACCGTTCCATCAAATTCTCATTGACTTTTATGGATGGAGAGGTGCTTGTCTCATTCACTCTGCCTTCCACTctcatttgattgtttgtggTGCATTGATAagaccaccaccactaccaccaccaccaccaccaccaccaccaccacaggtAACAGAAACATTAAAAACAGCGAAATCGAAAgttgatgatgatcatgatgattcAAGTAAGAATGACCTTCGTTCTGGTTCTAATCAATTAGTGAGAGTTTCTAACTGTACTTCAATAGGTTATGATAATGTCGTCTTTCAAAATGGCTCTTCGAATGATACAAGTGGTGTAGATCGTGTTTCTATAGGTGTTAATACAGGTGATGAAACTCCTGGAAGCGGTGACGATGTTTTAGAGTTTGGTAGACTCGTGATCAACCAAGATGTTGAATCTACAATTACCCGTAGTGATAATCCGGATAAGGCAAAGAGGGCATCGACAGTAAACATAAGGCAGAACTCGATTGGAGGAAACCGATGCTGTACAATGCTGAGATATATCCAACGTTCAGACTTGTCCATGCTTTGGAGGAATCCCCCTTATGCAATGGTTTGCTTTGCTTCTTTCTGTAATGGTTTTGGTGTTACCTCCTTAATGGTACATATCATCATTGGACGGTCTCTGCAGTTGAACATCACTGAACTTGAAGCTGCAACATTGGTATCAATGGTTGGAATATCTAGCCTCATAGCCCGGCTGACTCATGGTTGGATAGTGGATTTCAAGTGTATTAGTTATGGTCACGCTTATGCTCttaccattggtgtgtgtggtGCTGCCACACTGCTCATGCCAGTAGCAACAACCTACGAACAAATGGCCCCCTTCTGCATTATTGTTGGGCTGACTAGTGGTACTTTCAACCCATTGACAACTGTTGTCATCCGAGACCATGTTGGGCTACAGAAGTTAAGCAGTGGAGTTGGACTTGGATTACCATTTCTTGGCCTTGGCGATATTGCTGGAAGTGTTCTTACAG GCATGGTATATGACATAACTGGGAATTATAACTACCCATGCTATATGGCAGGAGCTGTCGATTTCCTGGGTGCCATTGTATTGCTTCCGGAGAACTACGCAAAAAGATGGATGAACAGAAAAGCAGAAAAGACAAGAGGAAAGAATTTGGAGTAa